The DNA segment tgaaaacaggagttattaacttttgtaaaGAGAAATCTTTGttgattcagtcaagttgataactttttgttaataactcgtgttattaactccggtgcaAACGCAGcttgaataaattttgttattaacatcaTTTAGTAGCAGAAAtgttaaaaaacttttattattaactaTTGGAGTTAATATCAAAAGCttttaaaatttttgttatcaactgatgacAAAAGTCATCAGTTAACAAAAGGCATTAACAtgtgttaataacattttctctaataacaaggaattttatgttgaaaacatgagttattaacttttgttaagagaaatttttcatgataacaaaaatgttgaaaacttttttcaccggtgtaaacccagctttagttgctatcaatatttcagtttaaAACTTGCAGCAAAATGCAGTTCAAAGCAAAGCAGCAAAATATaagaaatattgatatttaaattaataacttgatcaataagatttatcattattttcacaatattttatcatttatattgTGAGACGTGACAGTTCCTCAATTCTGTCTAAAATAATGTGATcattatgaattgaaaatatcacaatggcaaaaaaatctggtatgagtgtgccacaccagattttttgcaATAAGTGATTGGCTTATTTGTTTCAGACTATGCCGGTGGCGTTCTTGCTCATGAAGAGGAGAATGGAGGACAGCTACCGGCGCATGCTGTATTATATGCGCGAAAACTTCCTCACTTGTAATTTTCTGTCAATCACCACCCACTTCAAAGTCGGACTGGTGAATGCCGTCAGGGTGGTATTCCCAGAGGCGCAGCATTTAGGATGCTGTTTTCACTTCTGCCAAGTGAGTGCTGATTTAACTCGTTAATATCAGTAGGGTGCCGAGCTTTGCTCGGGAGTACAAAgaaatacaattgaaaatttaaaagaaaaaacataaaattcataCATTGATGAATACTTCTTGCAAATTAATGATCCCAATTTCttcatcaaatgaaattgaatattaaaaaaagaagCAGTGTGGAGTTGCATCTGCTAGTTCTTGCAGTACTTGATATTTGTCTCAGAAATCCATAGGAACAAAGTAAATATGGCGCAGGCGTCGAAAGTACCTGCCGCCTAGTATAATTTGCAACATGAAAGTTCCATTTcacacaatgatataagtttatgaggttatgttctatgagaatcacccattaGATGCACTTTCTTATGCGcacctctccactaggaaatactgaaatgaagtgcatctaacaggTGATTCTCGTAGatcataatctcatgaacttatatcattgtgtgaaatatcaatgtagttggtgatgatggatgaagctaaaaattaggtgtttttcacaatataaGAAACACtggtcaggtgtacctggaaatctatatgagatagagcgctctacctgatctcagattgtagagcacaaaaatacgccaagtgggattttgaattatacatatctaaatggtaacaaacAGAAGATATTGTTCACTACATATTACCCTAAACCATAGACGACAGAATAATTGTTACAAAGTTTATTAATTAAATTGTTGACAATGGCAAAGAGTTTTCACTCTTATATTATTAGACTAGACATGACTCTAAAAATTGTAGGTAACATGCACCATACTCATTTTTCAGTCGATTTGGCGGCACGTGGTGGCTGAAGGCCTTATGGCCTCAATATGTGCTGACTTCGAAGTGAAAAAAGGTGTGAAGATGCTCATGGCTCTTCCTCACTTGCCACCACACCGAGGGCCCTCTCACGATGACCGGGTCCCTCCTTATGACATTGCTGACGGTCTGAATACCATCAGCAATTACATCGATGAGGGAAGCCTGGATCAGGTAATGGGTGGGGGTGATTGGCGTGGAAAGCCTGTCGACATTTCAGACGCCTCGCAGATGGAACAACCACTTGGAGAGTTTTCACTCGAGGATGCTGGCCGCCGTCGGTGTTCGGTGTCAATCTAGACATCTGGAGCTTCGTAAGTGAGTAACTGCAATGACAAACTAcaattattacataatatatatttcattttttcaaaacttataCCGAAACCCTCACTGTAGGACGTTTACTGAAACCCTCGGTCTGTGAGACTTCTACATTAAATAATGATGCATTTCATTCCTTTCATCATACAATTCTTAtatcactgactcactcactgataGCGATTACTTGAAAAGTACTGTATGGATTGCAGTGATTCTTGGAACATATAGCTTTCTTATAGGTGCTCAATAAGAATTTTTTGGGATATTTCAACTTTAAGGGTGGTTTtgaagggtttgaagttcggcTCTGAGCATTAACAAGTGATTATGGTAAATTGAAGTTCTTGACCAgatgttacaataataattttggtgGTCCCAGCCTCCTCAGGAggacaaatttttgaaaccCAGTTCTTAGTGGGATGCTTGAGACTATCATAAACACGTGTGCAAAATGTCTAGTCTTCAAGCCTAGTGGTTTGGGCTAAGATTTCAGTGAGCAGGGTCTTGgtctttaatataattattatacaaataacGCTGAATAAAGAccatcaccaggaatactatgaGTGTCCAGGTCCAGTAATCCATTAATTTCGAGTAcctagttcaatcacttccattatgagaaaatcaaatttttaattgcatATAAAGCTGTACAATTACAGACATGGCAAACGTTTTTTGATGAAACAAAACCAAATACATGAATATGATCATTGGCACAAAGTACAAACGGTAAGTTAAATGTACCAATAACAGCTATTGATAAGTGCACAATTATTGAAAGGTATACACTAATTATCCATGTATTCCTCTATGGAATAGAAGCCACTATTTTATAGACATTTATTAACTTGGactttaaattcattattatttgctttgataaattttatttcactccaagaatctattttatcatagagtggtccaaaaaaatgtatccACTGTTTATAGTCCATAACTTGCAAACTAATTGATGGATTTGTCtcattgaaattattacttTATTCTAGGACGACTCTGCATCATCGAAGATAGAGTGTTCGGGAATCTGCAGAGGATGGATCGTGGCAATTGCCAGAGGATCCGAAGTAGGAGTGGCCCCGAAAACGACTCGGACACAATCCGATCAATGCTATGGAGATTCATGCGCCAAGAGgtgacaataataaatttcctagCGCTGCTTGGACATTGTGCTGACAATATTCTGACATGGGCCTCCAATGTGGTCATAAATGTATGTGCGCTGCATGCGCAAATCAAAACAGGCTGCAAAATATAAACCTTCCCCGCTGCCCTCTGTGCAATCAGATGAGTACGCAATACACACGGGCATGGTTCCAGTGGCAGTAATCTTTGTGATcgttttttttctttcattttcattcattttattgcaCACAGTTGATTGTTATGTAAATATTCAGTTTTTCTTTGTAAATATGTATGTTCTTTTTTGTACATTTTAAATGCGATGtaaattttctatgtatttataTGTAAATGTTCTCTATTATCTACTATTATTGATCGAGCTTAGCAAAGTAGTccgtccagtcactatatacattggtacatgcaatttatattgtagctctgattttttaatatattatttgggtacataagagaagtccagaaccaatttcttcatgcaaaatttccttgtgctagatacagggtggcccaaaaacctctcatttcccagttttcagctatttctgccaaatctcgtaatcagacagaaaaaattgctctcgactttttttatattataaaattctaaataaaatgagatcattcggaactctctatctccaatgagtactgagttatgatttttcaaaaatgagtgaaatttgaagaaaaaaatcaattttgataaattttaatttttgatcaacaatatcttccgattgttacgatttagatgtataattcaaaatccctctgggcgtattcttgtgctctacaatctgagatcaggtagagcgttccatctcatatagatttccaggtacacctgacaacaatgctccttgtattgtgaaaaacacctaattttcagcttcaaccatcatcaccaactacattgtcctcacattgatattttgcacaatgacataagttgataatatcatgttctatgagaatcacccgttagatgcacttcatttcagtatttcccagtggagaggcgcgctcaaggacacctcaaggatcaaaatttcaaacaattataacttttgacacagtGCTCAGattttgtagcatagacacaaAAAGTAAGGAACTTCACACCAATTACGCCTACTGATTAGTCTTGGGGCACCAAGCTTCACtccggagtacaaaagcatagttcatgtttatttatctattgatacAAATAACacaattctttatttatttattgattcacagaacacaattctttatgctttttattgatacacagaacacaattctttcaattgattggggaaggaccaacaggctcAGTCCAAAACTAtttcttccccaaatttttatgtataggcctacactataAATACAGTAGTCCAAAAAgtgttccatacacttttgaatttaagtccaattttcagtccaaacatttgaataCAGAAAAGTTCGAATTCAGATTTTTTACAAACCAAtttaattaataacaaaataacactttctaatcactgtaaaataattattaactttgaaaatggtgatataggtaggcctactttaattcaaataacaaaataatggatcttgaataaaatcatatcattggtcatgtcaacaaatcagataatgTTGATCAAGTCGGTTTATCTATAATTGCCAGATAATACTTCTCGTGAGATccgctgattgattgcaatagttcaacagctgaacataattgtGTCCcactcccacacaggcacttgCATCTTCCATTATCATCTGCttttccaatgatgaataattattatccttttcatttCCTTCAGCAAGTtctcccaggaatgagaccatgtgcaatcgaatttttaatCAAGAACCTCCTATATTGCAAATTACATCaatatcgttagagccgtttttgagatccgttggacatataTAAATACCCATATAcccaaataaatgaatatatacagaaattgctcgccttATATAATAGGATGCAGTTTCTGTAGTGAAGGCAGATCACAATCCGTTATTAATCATATATTTGTTTGCCATTCTACTTTGATGCCAAAGTTCCATATTTTTCTTCACTAGCGCCCTCTCCAACTACATTTTTGAATCTAaagtatttaaataaaatatctgATAAAAAACTATATTGATTATAGAAAATCTTATGTATTATATGAGttacaaattaattttttcactaTTCCTTAGTTTTCTCTCGAGATCGTCCATTCTCGACAATGACAAATTACATTGTATGTTCTATTGAACCTGCTGCTTAACTCACATGTTGCATCTAGCCATGAGGCAAAACAGGTTTCCATGATCCTGAGCTGCAATAGAAACAATCAAATAATTAGACCAGTGTTTCTCAAACTGTGGTACTCTTACAACTTGGGAGCACGTGAAACTTAAAGTCCTTAGCACATTGGGAAGTTCCGAGCTAATAAAAACGttataaaattaatacataTTCTTGTAATCATCATCACGAAAGTTCCgctaaaataattataatgaataaaaatactggAGATTGTCACAACACATAACTTATTCATTAGAACTCGAGATaccggttttggttgttacaccactattgtcaatctctggtaaactaaaactaaataaaagAACAGCAGAATATAATATACTAGGCTATGTAGGATGCAACAGGATTGGTATACTATACAGAAAGAAAAGTAAATAACCATAATGAATTAACCATAGTTTTAAAACAGGGCTAGGTAAAATAGATACTTTAGTCTACCCTTCAAGCCTCACTCATAACTGCCAACATTGACTGACACATAACGTGCCCCACAAGGTATGCTTCAATGTGATTTAAATGGGCGTATTTACATAGTCTGCATGCGGCAATTGAGCCCACTGACACGGACCGGCGTGTCCACTTAAATCACATTGTGAACAATACTCTTGCTGGTTTGTGTCAGGCACGTTACATTTGGTGTCGGTAGATATGAATGAGGCTTCAATGGAAAATACTTGCTTATCAAGGTTTACCAGAAAACACACAGTGTAGCCTACATTCATAACACCTAAACTACTCCAATAAAATACAGGATATTGCAATCAAATATCactaaattattcaacttttaaacaTATAGAACAGCCAACCTAAATTCAATCTCTCTACATCagaatgatttgaaatgtagGCTATGTGAAATAATGATTCTTATGACTCGGCCAATCTTATGATTGAAATGAGTAGTTAaaacatgtttgaaaaatgcaataatgtgaatattagaactttattcattcaatctgCAATTGAAGTCACAGTCAAATATTCTGTACAATCAGCTTCACGGCTATCGTCATTAagtgatgaaataaaaaaaaaactaataagACTCTATAAGACTCTAGACCTAATAAGGTCTATTTAGACATTCCAAAGAAAAAATACTTCATAGAAACctggaattaatttgaatttaccaAATTAGTTGCTAATTCATAGACTAGTTACTTCATTTATGTTTCATAAATGCAACTAGGCCTAGTGCTAAACTATACAttgcaaatttataattttggaaatgaaaaatttgtattatcattcagacattcaaaaccaaaaatgtACTTAGTGAATAGCATAATAGATTATGAAAACTGATTCtagaagtattattattcattttataactaaaaaataacTGTCAATTGCTAGAAATAAGTCAATtccatgaaaataaaattcagcAATACTGTTCCTGccagttttttcaatttggcATCGAGGAACATGGCTGCTTCTGTTTTGACTCTTCGCTGATAGGAGCACTGTTGATTCTGTACAGTGTgcgttttttctattctttcgcTTCCCCAACTGGTTTTGTCTTTCTGCGAGAGACCCTGCATAATCATGTTGTAAAATTGTTCTCGGCATGTTTTCAGCCACAAACTTTTTGTATTCAATGTTGAATGTGTGTGAAAAGTTCGTAAAATCAGTGTCTATAATTCCTAGTATTGAAATAGTCCCATACTGTTggagtttatttatttacatacatacatataggATTTGTGAATGGAAGGAAAATATTCTGTAGATGAAAATTGCAAGAGCCTAGGAAATGACAGCAACTCATCTGTAATCCAATTTCTATCCGTCCTGTACCTTAATAATTTCCATAAAGGCTAAGTACTGATATCAGAGGAAATATCTGGTGAGTTGCTCTGTGTTATTTATacataatattttctttatCAATTTACAACTCTTGAATCAGTCAAAATCTACTCATTATCAAATGTTAGTActtgaatatttaattattattgaccgagtgaagtgaggtctaagattcaagtcgacggtatgacatttctcttaatgtttgaatgtttatatgtttttatgttgcgcatttacagcgaaatgcggtaatagattttcatgaaatttgacaggtatgatcctttttaaattgcgcgtcgaagtatatacaaggttttttggaaattttgcattacaaggataatcgaccgaagcgaagctgaggtcttagtttcaactcgatcggcttttgtctgtttgtttgtttgtaccgcagttacagtcgcagttattgtccaatttggatgaaatttggtatgcaagttctttgaaacaaggtgCAGAAACTTATGtataacgatttttgataagacctctgtttttttttttgtaatatttcaaaaactgcaaactaacctcaatccagaaaggatgtgtctttgaagatacagcaattcattcCCATACTTTTTCGCATGTATTGTTTCAAGCACATGGTGGTCGAGTCGGTTAGACCGTGGTCTGTCACactgtgggacccaggttcaaTTCTCGTTcctaccagattttttttgcagataatactaaaattgttttattttattctaataatatatcattataaaataaattattatgattacatagaataattaaattgaatcatactattattgaattgatttatcaaattaattggataaattatttaaaaaaaatctttattgtattggagtccattactgcagttgtagagaaaaatttgtatgtaaaggtaaattttttcctttttgtgtagttgagaacttgatattgtggtaattattcacattaaattaaaaagaccaagaaattgttgaaaaaccacagatttattgatacttagaaataccggtttcggtaattacaccattgtcaatctctgataaactctgataatgaccgataccggtctttctgagtatcaataaatctgtggttttttgacaatttctcagtctttttcatttaaaaggtatgtatttgatataaaggtactccttgataagtccggtgtccctggaaacagtgtctctatcactttcaatggagaaaatagtAGATGACAATCacggctaaatcttcacaatatactgtacctACTGTACTGGCCCTACTCATTAGATTgagagttgtattcatgagcgaggtatactgttcacagaactactagtataaaaggaaaaaggagcctccttcatccgccaatattaccgtaaaaatcagactatagaattattcatcataaatcagctgtccagtggactataatactatccgttcaaaaacatcgaacatcttgaaaatgtatctctccattaacgttagtagacagttgcagccagacctgtgataacagcgctcacactcacattccgggatgacACGTCACGTTActatataggacagaaagctctatgtttatttaggattttttctagacaattttaattgataaattattcattaatttttgagaaacataacaacaggtcaatgtaactcactgagcgcgaggtctacagCGAGCACTTTGCGATGTAGGGAATTCGACCAGCGGGGAGGTATCAAGTGGAGCCTGAGGATCTCCTGTACTGGGCTActgtttgatttgaaataaataggCAAATACTTAGTTTTGTCAACATTCAGAGTAAGTTTGTTCTGATCGAGCCACTTCCTGACACCAAAGAGA comes from the Nilaparvata lugens isolate BPH chromosome 1, ASM1435652v1, whole genome shotgun sequence genome and includes:
- the LOC120352768 gene encoding uncharacterized protein LOC120352768 — its product is MAFGKLHYMRRALIIVLLEQCLEHTDLTVYLLVSTYQTMPVAFLLMKRRMEDSYRRMLYYMRENFLTCNFLSITTHFKVGLVNAVRVVFPEAQHLGCCFHFCQSIWRHVVAEGLMASICADFEVKKGVKMLMALPHLPPHRGPSHDDRVPPYDIADGLNTISNYIDEGSLDQVMGGGDWRGKPVDISDASQMEQPLGEFSLEDAGRRRCSVSI